In the Bacteroidota bacterium genome, TTATTGACAAATCAGTATTAATTAAAGGTGTAAGAATTTGAGTATCCCACTGTGGTTTTTCTTTTTTACAAGAAAATTGAAGGATTATTAGTAAAAATAAAAATATAGTAAAAAAGTTCTTCATTTTTTTAAAATTAAGATTTAGATATTTAAAAATTATCTATGAGCAATAATAAACACTTTGCAATGATATATAATTTTAAGCAAAATAGAGCATTCTTTTACATTTAATAATCTTTATTGCTATATTGGGAAACTGTGAGTTGCAATCAACCGTAGCGAAATAGTGGCTATAAGAAAACTTTGTATTACTCATTATACTTGGGCTTTGAATTAATAATGGATGTGAATGTAAAAGTCATTCAATTGTCATTAATAGTCATTTAGCCAAGCTGTCATTGGGTTTTGTAACTTAATGACAATTTAAAGACAATCAAATGAATACTTTATGCCATTAGATTCAAGCGACAGAATACACATAATATTCTAACAGTCTAAAACATACGTTTTTCTTATAGCCACTAAATAGAGTCTTTAAATAACATTGACATTTTGTGTTAATCTATTTCATTACAAGAAAATATACATTTTATTGCTTGCTCAACAAATACTTCCAAACAGGTATTACTTCAATTTTACCGCTATCAGTTTCAATAATATCTTCTTCATTATATGTAAAAATATATGATTTATTCAATTGAAGCTCAGTCATTGCTTTTTTTAACGCTTTTACTTCCCTTGTTTTGGTGTCATAGTTACTCATAGAATATGAAACTTGAATCAATTTTTTATCACCCTCCAAATTTATATAAAAATCCACTTCAAGATTGTTATGAGTTTTATAATAAAATATTTCATCATACTGTCTATTAAGAATATTAAACACAAGATTTTCAAGAAATTTTCCTTTACTAATTTCAACCTCGTTAATCAAAATAAAAGAATTATCAATAAAATACGTTTTGCGTTTCGATTCTCTTTGCACAAAAGATTTTCGAAATTGATAAATACTTTCAGTCAAAAAAGGTTCAGGTAGAACATTAAAATATTCTGTAACAGTTGGAACTGAAGTACGATATAATGAAATTATTTTTTTTGCTAGATTTGAAATGGAAAACTCCTTAGTAATATTCTCTGATATTTTTGAAACTACTAATTTCATAAGGTATTCATTTTTATTAAAACGCACAATTATATCCCTATAAAACAAAAGATTATAAATATTCTTTATTACTTTCCTTTTATCATAAATATTTGTGTTTATCACTTCGGGAAAAGCACCATAAACAAGATATTCATCAAATAAATTTAATATTTCAGGAACCTTTACATAAAAATCTCTATTTTTAAAATCTTTGGATTTAACTTTTAGAAACTCCTTGAAGGAAAAAGGATGTATATTCGTTTCAATACTCCTTCCTTTTAGAAAAGTAGCAATATCTTTACTCAATAAATATGCATTACTTCCTGTTACAAATATTTTATAACCGGCAACATGTAATCTTTTAATATATAAATGCCAATTTTTTAAGTTCTGAACCTCATCAAAAAAAATTATTGGCTTTTTATCAGGATAAATTTTTTTGTAGCTATCCAAAATTATATCATAATTATCCAACAAATTCAATCTTACAAGTCTTTCATCCTCAAAATCAATAAATAGCACCATGTCCTGATTATATTTCTTAGCATTTTCATAAAGCACATAAGTTTTACCACATCTTCTTATACCTGTTAAAACATTAATGCTTCCTATATCAGGAATATTAAAATTACGTAGCAGAACCTTCTTTTTCTTTATTAACTCTTGATTTTCAATTATTATCCTTGACAAAAGTGCTTCCATATTAATAATATTTAATAATTTCACATTGCAAATATACATCATTTTATTAAATCACACTTAATAAATATGTACATTTTTATAAAGTTACACTTAACAAATTTGTATCTTTTTATTAAATCACAATAATAAAACACTTGAGTATTTGTAAAAGTTGTTACTTTTTACAAAATCAATCATTAACAATTTTCATCGCTTCCAATCTTTTCATCAAAGGAGGATGTGAGTAGTAGAAAAACACATAAGCAGGATGCGGTTTTAAGTTTGATAAATGATCTACAGACATTTTTTTCAAGGATTTGGGTAAATCTTCTTTATTTGTTGTTGTTATTGCAAAATTATCCGCCTGATATTCGTGCTTTCGCGAAATAACATTTCCAAGCAATCCGACTAACATAGAAACAGGTTCGTAAAGAATAGAAAATGCTATTAAGTTAATATGCAGAACGGCTTTTTGTTGAATATCAAAAGAGCCATCGGAAACATTGAAATAAAAGATTGAAGAAAATTCATTGTTAAAAATCAGTAGCGACAAAATAAATAACATTACAAATGTTTGCACACTTGACATTATCATACCTTTAATAATATGTTTCTTTTTATAATGACCTACTTCATGAGCTAAAACGGCAACTAATTCATTTACCCCATGTTTTTCAATAAGAGTATCGTATAAAACTATTTTTTTCTTTTTCCAAAAACCTGAAAAGTAAGCATTTGCTTTTGAGCTTCTTTTTGAGCCATTAATTACAAAAATATTTGTTAGAGGGAAATCAACTTTCTGAGAATATTTTTCAATTGCTGAACGCAAATCACCATCCTCAAGTGGCGTAAGTTTATTAAATAAAGGAACAATTAAAGTAGTATAAAACATACTCATAAACAAGCTAATAACAGTAATTGCCACAAAAGCAACAATCCAAAAATCTTTTTCCAAAACAAGAATAAGCCAAAATATTAATGCAAGAATACCACCTCCGAGAATAATTGTTAAAAGGTATCCTTTCAATTTATCCAGCACAAAAGTTTTTGGAGTTGTTTTATTAAATCCATATTTTTCTTCAATAATAAAAGTGCTGTAAATACTAAATGGAATACTTATTAAATCTGAAACAATATAAAGAATTCCGAAAAAGCTTAAAGCAAGAATAATAGGATTTGAAATAGATTGACTCAACAAATCATTAAGCCAGCCAAAACCGCCAAAAATAAAGAAGCCTATCATTAAAACAAAACCGATTATTTCGGTAATAATTGATATTACAGAATTTTCATGATGATAATTCTTTGCTTTTTGATATTCTTCTTCGGTATAAAATTCCTTTAAATCATCAGGAAGTTTTTTCTTCCATGTTTTATCGTTAAAAAAATCTAAGACCCTACTTATCACAAATCCTGCAATAAGTATTACTAATATTGATATAAACAGTGTTTTTTCCATGCCGCAATTTTAATGAAAATCAGGTAATTTGTTGTTGATTATAAAAAAAGTTATTTTTTAAACTTTTTAGAATAGAGTCATAAATTTTTTAATCAATTTCTTTCCACCAAATTACATTGCTCATTATTTAGTGTCTCTAAGAAAACTCTGCAAAATTAAATTCCTATCTTTTAGCGATATTTTTATCTTTCTCAACTCACTGATGCTAAGGCATCGCCTCGTCTCAAAAAATAAAAATCTCACCTGCCTGACGGCAAAGGCAGGTCAAAAATCTTAGAAATCATAAAATTTGATAGTTTTCTTAGAGGCACTATTTAACTCACAAAACTTAAAAATCAAGTTATCAATTTCATTCATAACATCCTTTCCTTCAATAGCTTTGTCTGCCAAATTAGTTATTAATTCAATTTGAGGTTTTGAAAAATACGGTAAAGGCAATTTTTCTAAATCACCTCTTAAAACTTTATGAGTATTGAATTTTTTATTAAAAATAAATTGATAAAGTTTTGAGTTAAACAAAGCAAGAATTAATTTAATTGGATAATTCTCAACTTTAGGGACTAAAATATTTGCACTATTCAAAGTAAGCAATTGCTTATTATCGTAAGCAAAAACAAGCTTTTTGGAAATAAATTTATATAACAATTTTTCTTTTACTCTATATTTTTTTTCATTAGCAAGTTGCTGAAATAATTCAGGTTTAAAATTAATGTAGGAAGATGGATTTTTTAAAACATAAGCTTTCACATCACTGCCACGAATTATGGGTTCCATATCTTTAGTACAAGTTTCCGACAGATATTTTTTATTATTCCCTGTTACAATTCCCAAAGTCCATTCGCTATTGTTTTTCAAATTTGTGTGAGGCAAGGAATAAACATGCTCAATTATTTTATTTTCCTTTTCCGTTAAATAAATGTCAAAAATATTGTGAGCATTTTTTTCAAATCTCAATTGAGGAATTTTGTACTTATTCCCATTAGCAACAACTTCCAAAAGCCAATCATTAGAAGCTTTTTTTAACAGTAAATCAATTCTTACTACAGTAGTAAAAACATTTTCAAATTTACGACCTAAACTGTGAATGCGGATAATTGATGCATGTTTTAAAATCAATTTTCTAATATCGGAATGTGTTCTTATATTGAGTATTGACTCAGGTAAAATGAAGGATAATACTCCAGCTTTGTTTAATAATTTTAAACTCCTTGATAAAAAATATGAAAAAGACTCAGCCGAAAATATTTCAGGATACAAAGAATCAAGATTCTGAACTGCTCCCCACGGAGGATTTGTAGCAATAAATTGAAAATTCTCTGATTCGATTTTTGAACTTTTAAAAAGATCTGATGAATCGGTAAGAGAATTAGCTTCATAAATATTTGGAACAAACTCAATTTTCTCAAATAGAAGCATAATATTTATCCTTGCAATCCGAACTG is a window encoding:
- a CDS encoding ATP-binding protein — encoded protein: MEALLSRIIIENQELIKKKKVLLRNFNIPDIGSINVLTGIRRCGKTYVLYENAKKYNQDMVLFIDFEDERLVRLNLLDNYDIILDSYKKIYPDKKPIIFFDEVQNLKNWHLYIKRLHVAGYKIFVTGSNAYLLSKDIATFLKGRSIETNIHPFSFKEFLKVKSKDFKNRDFYVKVPEILNLFDEYLVYGAFPEVINTNIYDKRKVIKNIYNLLFYRDIIVRFNKNEYLMKLVVSKISENITKEFSISNLAKKIISLYRTSVPTVTEYFNVLPEPFLTESIYQFRKSFVQRESKRKTYFIDNSFILINEVEISKGKFLENLVFNILNRQYDEIFYYKTHNNLEVDFYINLEGDKKLIQVSYSMSNYDTKTREVKALKKAMTELQLNKSYIFTYNEEDIIETDSGKIEVIPVWKYLLSKQ
- a CDS encoding M48 family metallopeptidase is translated as MEKTLFISILVILIAGFVISRVLDFFNDKTWKKKLPDDLKEFYTEEEYQKAKNYHHENSVISIITEIIGFVLMIGFFIFGGFGWLNDLLSQSISNPIILALSFFGILYIVSDLISIPFSIYSTFIIEEKYGFNKTTPKTFVLDKLKGYLLTIILGGGILALIFWLILVLEKDFWIVAFVAITVISLFMSMFYTTLIVPLFNKLTPLEDGDLRSAIEKYSQKVDFPLTNIFVINGSKRSSKANAYFSGFWKKKKIVLYDTLIEKHGVNELVAVLAHEVGHYKKKHIIKGMIMSSVQTFVMLFILSLLIFNNEFSSIFYFNVSDGSFDIQQKAVLHINLIAFSILYEPVSMLVGLLGNVISRKHEYQADNFAITTTNKEDLPKSLKKMSVDHLSNLKPHPAYVFFYYSHPPLMKRLEAMKIVND
- a CDS encoding TaqI-like C-terminal specificity domain-containing protein; its protein translation is MNKNDFNINQQINIGDASKLLEISTVTLRNWTKQGYLTAVKDTSNQFLLKDIKDLKKKIEDGALPLLRKRANKKKNNISFVPKEYLTDLSFADELEKLVVHFKSQNLDLELSIFVLTLKFLVLRKEAILKNSNEIFNLNLFLEFRRKSISDEINSWLEEIEEEKNRKKLYLQLFEILTNDSHDDTVGVIYQSFMNCGDKSNKGSYYTPTKIVDNIFQSFENKNEKFLDPCCGTGQFLIRAVKNGYKNPLLLYGFDVDKIAVRIARINIMLLFEKIEFVPNIYEANSLTDSSDLFKSSKIESENFQFIATNPPWGAVQNLDSLYPEIFSAESFSYFLSRSLKLLNKAGVLSFILPESILNIRTHSDIRKLILKHASIIRIHSLGRKFENVFTTVVRIDLLLKKASNDWLLEVVANGNKYKIPQLRFEKNAHNIFDIYLTEKENKIIEHVYSLPHTNLKNNSEWTLGIVTGNNKKYLSETCTKDMEPIIRGSDVKAYVLKNPSSYINFKPELFQQLANEKKYRVKEKLLYKFISKKLVFAYDNKQLLTLNSANILVPKVENYPIKLILALFNSKLYQFIFNKKFNTHKVLRGDLEKLPLPYFSKPQIELITNLADKAIEGKDVMNEIDNLIFKFCELNSASKKTIKFYDF